The Lycium ferocissimum isolate CSIRO_LF1 chromosome 1, AGI_CSIRO_Lferr_CH_V1, whole genome shotgun sequence genome includes a region encoding these proteins:
- the LOC132029606 gene encoding uncharacterized protein At1g28695-like, giving the protein MHFRNPIKDCTYYVLYILLTFGLLCILLLSSSCSKSGNLTLFSLQEYSICQPSNAFYIKTYEDKLEEALAGAATKDKTVIITVVNKSYVEGDKPMLDLFLDGFWHGEGTRELMNHLLIVAIDQTSYERCKFLHLHCYQLETDFVDFAGEKVYMSEDFIKMMWRRTQFLGDVLKRGYNFIFTDTDVLWLRNPFPKLSQNKQIDLQISADNFNGDQWSEANPINTGFYMIKSDNKTIALFDKWYEKKEDSIGFKEQDVLQNLMREGEFRKLGLKVRFLDTVYFSGFCQNSKDVRAVVTVHSNCCRRISAKMADLIAVIHDWKRFMSSTSNETSRFQWSPHDHCRDSWRN; this is encoded by the exons ATGCATTTTAGGAATCCCATCAAAGACTGCACTTACTATGTTTTGTATATACTTCTAACCTTTGGATTGTTGTGTATTCTCCTCTTAAGCTCTTCATGTAGTAAAAGCGGTAAtttaactctcttttctttacAAGAATACTCCATATGCCAACCTTCAAATGCA TTTTACATAAAAACCTATGAAGATAAGCTTGAAGAAGCTTTGGCTGGAGCAGCGACTAAGGACAAAACAGTAATAATAACTGTTGTTAATAAATCATACGTAGAGGGAGATAAGCCAATGCTAGATCTCTTCTTGGATGGTTTTTGGCATGGAGAAGGCACTAGGGAATTGATGAATCACTTGTTGATTGTTGCCATTGATCAAACCTCTTATGAACGGTGCAAGTTCCTCCATCTTCATTGTTACCAGCTCGAAACGGACTTTGTGGATTTTGCCGGAGAGAAAGTGTACATGTCGGAAGACTTTATAAAGATGATGTGGCGAAGAACTCAGTTCTTAGGTGATGTTCTTAAGCGTGGTTATAACTTCATTTTCACG GACACTGATGTATTATGGCTAAGAAATCCATTCCCAAAGTTGAGCCAAAACAAACAAATAGACTTGCAAATCAGTGCAGATAATTTTAATGGCGACCAATGGTCCGAGGCAAATCCCATCAACACAGGCTTCTACATGATCAAATCCGACAATAAAACCATCGCACTGTTTGATAAGTGGTACGAGAAGAAAGAGGATTCCATCGGATTTAAAGAACAAGACGTGTTGCAAAACCTAATGCGTGAAGGAGAATTTCgaaagttaggccttaaagTGAGATTCTTGGACACTGTTTATTTTAGCGGATTCTGTCAAAATAGTAAGGATGTTAGGGCCGTAGTAACTGTTCATTCCAATTGTTGCCGGAGAATTAGTGCCAAAATGGCTGATCTGATCGCAGTAATTCATGATTGGAAGAGGTTTATGAGCTCCACTTCGAATGAAACATCGAGGTTTCAGTGGTCGCCTCATGATCACTGTCGAGATTCCTGGCGAAATTGA